The following proteins are co-located in the Manihot esculenta cultivar AM560-2 chromosome 7, M.esculenta_v8, whole genome shotgun sequence genome:
- the LOC110619367 gene encoding stromal 70 kDa heat shock-related protein, chloroplastic, which translates to MASSTAQIHVLGGIGFSSSSSRKPSFSFSPKTVFFGQNLRSQTAAFLRHSNTTRRRYSTGPLRVVNEKVVGIDLGTTNSAVAAMEGGKPTIVTNAEGQRTTPSVVAYTKNGDRLVGQIAKRQAVVNPENTFFSVKRFIGRKMSEVDEESKQVSYRVVRDENGNVKLDCPAIGKQFAAEEISAQVLRKLVDDASKFLNDKVTKAVVTVPAYFNDSQRTATKDAGRIAGLEVLRIINEPTAASLAYGFEKKNNETILVFDLGGGTFDVSVLEVGDGVFEVLSTSGDTHLGGDDFDKRIVDWLAGNFKNDEGIDLLKDKQALQRLTETAEKAKMELSSLTQTNISLPFITATADGPKHIETTLTRAKFEELCSDLLDRLKTPVENSLRDAKLSFKDIDEVILVGGSTRIPAVQELVKKMTGKDPNVTVNPDEVVALGAAVQAGVLSGDVSDIVLLDVTPLSLGLETLGGVMTKIIPRNTTLPTSKSEVFSTAADGQTSVEINVLQGEREFVRDNKSLGSFRLDGIPPAPRGVPQIEVKFDIDANGILSVTAVDKGTGKKQDITITGASTLPSDEVERMVNEAEKFAKEDKEKRDAIDTKNQADSVVYQTEKQLKELGDKVPAPVKEKVEAKLKELKDAIADGSTQGMKDAMAALNQEVMQLGQSLYNQPGAGGPGPAPGGEAGPSDSSNKGPDGDVIDADFTDSK; encoded by the exons ATGGCTTCCTCTACAGCTCAGATTCACGTTCTAGGCGGTATTGGGTTTTCTTCGTCCTCCTCTAGAAAACCCAGTTTTTCATTTTCACCGAAGACTGTTTTCTTTGGCCAAAATCTAAGGTCGCAAACGGCGGCGTTTCTGAGACACAGTAACACGACGAGGAGAAGATATAGCACTGGACCTTTGAGGGTAGTGAATGAGAAGGTTGTTGGAATCGACCTGGGTACCACGAATTCTGCAGTTGCTGCTATGGAGGGAGGGAAGCCAACTATTGTTACAAACGCGGAGGGTCAGAGGACGACACCGTCGGTTGTTGCGTACACGAAGAATGGGGATAGACTTGTGGGGCAGATTGCAAAGCGGCAGGCGGTGGTGAACCCGGAGAATACGTTCTTCTCTGTGAAGAGGTTTATTGGGAGGAAGATGTCGGAGGTGGATGAGGAGTCGAAGCAGGTTTCTTATAGAGTAGTGAGAGATGAGAATGGAAATGTTAAGTTGGATTGCCCTGCAATTGGCAAGCAGTTTGCTGCTGAGGAGATTTCTGCTCAG GTTTTGAGGAAGCTTGTGGACGACGCCTCAAAGTTTTTGAATGATAAAGTGACTAAAGCTGTGGTCACAGTGCCTGCTTACTTCAATGATTCCCAAAGGACAGCGACAAAAGATGCTGGACGAATTGCTGGGTTGGAAGTTCTTCGCATAATCAACGAACCTACTGCTGCATCATTGGCATATGGGTTTGAAAAGAAGAACAATGAAACCATCCTGGTATTTGACCTTGGTGGTGGCACTTTTGATGTTTCAG TGCTTGAGGTTGGTGATGGAGTTTTTGAAGTGCTCTCTACTTCAGGAGATACACATTTGGGTGGTGATGACTTTGATAAG AGAATTGTTGATTGGCTTGCTGGCAACTTTAAGAACGATGAAGGCATTGATCTTTTGAAGGACAAACAAGCACTTCAGCGGCTGACTGAGACAGCTGAGAAGGCTAAAATGGAGCTGTCATCTTTGACTCAGACAAACATTAG TTTGCCTTTCATCACTGCTACTGCTGATGGACCCAAGCATATTGAGACCACACTTACAAGAGCCAAGTTTGAGGAATTGTGTTCAGATTTGCTTGACCG GCTTAAAACACCAGTTGAGAATTCCCTGAGGGATGCAAAACTCTCCTTTAAAGACATTGATGAGGTGATACTTGTGGGTGGATCGACACGTATCCCAGCTGTACAGGAACTTGTAAAGAAAATGACTGGGAAGGACCCAAATGTCACTGTCAATCCAGATGAAGTTGTTGCCCTAGGTGCTGCAGTTCAG GCTGGTGTTTTGTCTGGAGATGTCAGTGATATTGTGCTGTTGGATGTGACACCTTTGTCACTTGGGCTGGAGACTCTTGGTGGCGTCATGACAAAAATCATCCCCAGAAACACTACATTGCCCACATCCAAATCTGAGGTGTTCTCAACTGCTGCAGATGGACAGACTAGTGTCGAAATTAATGTACTTCAGGGTGAGAGAGAGTTTGTTAGGGACAACAAATCCCTTGGCAGCTTCCGCCTTGATGGTATCCCACCAGCACCACGAGGAGTTCCTCAAATTGAGGTTAAATTTGACATTGATGCCAATGGTATTCTTTCTGTTACTGCTGTTGATAAAGGTACTGGCAAGAAGCAAGACATCACCATTACTGGTGCTAGTACCTTACCCAGCGATGAG GTTGAGAGGATGGTGAACGAAGCTGAAAAGTTTGCAAAGGAGGACAAGGAGAAGAGAGATGCCATTGACACAAAGAACCAGGCAGATTCTGTTGTCTACCAGACGGAGAAGCAACTGAAAGAGCTAGGAGACAAGGTTCCAGCTCCAGTGAAAGAGAAGGTTGAGGCAAAACTCAAGGAGCTCAAGGATGCAATTGCAGATGGATCAACCCAAGGGATGAAAGATGCTATGGCTGCTCTTAATCAAGAAGTCATGCAACTCGGCCAGTCCCTTTACAACCAACCGGGCGCAGGTGGTCCAGGCCCTGCACCTGGAGGTGAAGCTGGACCTTCAGATTCATCAAACAAAGGACCTGATGGGGATGTTATTGATGCAGACTTCACCGACAGCAAGTGA